In a genomic window of Roseiflexus castenholzii DSM 13941:
- a CDS encoding SDR family NAD(P)-dependent oxidoreductase has product MARRMQLANRTAVVTGAASGIGRAIALSLARRCCHLALADIDEAGMAHTAALIAPHHVRVSCHCLDVSDAIAVAALPEAVRCAHGGVDLLFNNAGVAMWGNFDQVSDADFEWLFAINFHGLVHMTRAFLPLLKASDDARLVNISSVFGLVAPSGQAAYAASKFAVRGFSEALRHELEHTSVGVTVVFPGGVATAISERARQPAAMSRAEVEQGLARSRRLLTLPPEVAGETIVRSVEQRKARVLIGRDARLIDLLVRLAPVSYWSIMRRVMGR; this is encoded by the coding sequence AGCAAGCGGCATTGGCAGAGCGATTGCCCTATCGCTGGCGCGTCGCTGCTGCCACCTTGCGCTGGCGGACATCGACGAAGCGGGGATGGCGCACACAGCGGCGTTGATCGCGCCCCACCACGTGCGTGTCAGTTGCCATTGCCTCGATGTGTCCGATGCCATTGCGGTCGCTGCGCTGCCAGAGGCGGTGCGTTGCGCGCACGGCGGCGTGGATCTGTTGTTCAATAACGCAGGTGTAGCGATGTGGGGCAATTTCGATCAGGTCAGCGATGCCGACTTTGAGTGGTTGTTCGCCATTAACTTCCACGGTCTCGTGCATATGACGCGCGCATTTCTGCCGCTGCTGAAAGCAAGCGACGATGCGCGCCTGGTGAACATTTCGAGCGTTTTCGGGCTTGTCGCGCCTTCAGGTCAGGCGGCATACGCCGCCAGCAAATTCGCAGTGCGCGGGTTCTCCGAGGCGCTCCGACACGAACTCGAGCATACGTCGGTCGGAGTGACAGTCGTCTTTCCTGGCGGCGTGGCAACTGCTATTTCCGAGCGTGCGCGCCAACCGGCAGCAATGTCGCGCGCGGAGGTCGAACAGGGGCTGGCGCGATCACGCCGATTGCTGACTCTGCCGCCGGAAGTCGCCGGCGAAACCATTGTCAGAAGCGTCGAGCAGCGCAAAGCGCGGGTACTGATCGGACGCGACGCACGCCTGATCGACCTGCTTGTGCGCCTGGCGCCCGTCTCGTACTGGAGCATTATGCGGCGTGTGATGGGGCGCTGA
- the hpf gene encoding ribosome hibernation-promoting factor, HPF/YfiA family has protein sequence MNLIVNSRNGKLSDRQRQHIEQKLSRLDRYLDRIDKVTVEHMEEMRRNEGNVHRVQVTVVGDHGVLVRAERRAPELYAAIDEVYDTLQRQIERYKDKHWRRGRLRRQGGQIVEALPEMNAAAPAPIDEEEQRPRIVRTKEFQVKPMYSDEAVEQMELLGHSFFIFQDADTGKLNVLYRRQDGNYGLIVPEVTD, from the coding sequence ATGAACCTGATCGTGAACAGTCGCAATGGCAAACTCTCGGATCGTCAGCGTCAGCACATCGAGCAAAAACTTTCACGCCTCGACCGTTACCTTGATCGGATCGACAAAGTGACGGTCGAGCATATGGAAGAAATGCGACGCAACGAGGGGAATGTCCATCGCGTGCAGGTGACGGTTGTCGGCGATCATGGTGTGTTGGTGCGCGCCGAGCGGCGCGCGCCGGAGTTGTATGCGGCGATTGACGAAGTGTACGACACGCTCCAGCGTCAGATCGAGCGTTATAAGGATAAGCACTGGCGGCGCGGCAGGCTTCGCCGTCAGGGAGGGCAGATTGTCGAGGCGCTGCCTGAAATGAACGCCGCAGCGCCTGCCCCAATCGACGAGGAAGAGCAGCGACCGCGTATCGTCCGCACGAAGGAATTCCAGGTCAAGCCGATGTACAGCGATGAAGCGGTCGAGCAGATGGAACTCCTCGGACACAGTTTCTTCATCTTCCAGGATGCTGATACCGGGAAACTGAATGTGCTCTACCGCCGCCAGGACGGGAACTATGGCTTGATCGTGCCAGAAGTGACTGACTGA
- the amrB gene encoding AmmeMemoRadiSam system protein B — translation MDIRPSPIAGSWYPSNPARLRRAIEQYLAQATPPGLSGRIWGLLAPHAGLRYSGPVAAWAFACIRGSTPDIIVIVSPWHRGGDTPLITTGHAAYETPLGVVEVDADAIVQLDAALCAHAGYGLARRRYDDEHAIEIELPFLQCVLGSFRLLPVMMADQRTTTAAALGAALAETVRGRDVLLIASSDLSHYEPASVAHRLDAELLRRVAAFDPDAVIAAEYEGAGYACGSGAIAAVLWACRDLGADQVTIVRYGTSGDVEPDAPWVVGYGAAAIWQVA, via the coding sequence ATGGACATCCGCCCATCACCAATCGCTGGCAGTTGGTATCCGTCGAACCCTGCGCGTTTGCGGCGTGCGATTGAGCAGTATCTGGCACAGGCGACCCCACCCGGGTTATCGGGCAGAATCTGGGGGCTGCTAGCGCCGCACGCGGGCTTGCGCTACTCCGGTCCGGTGGCGGCGTGGGCATTTGCATGCATACGCGGCAGCACGCCGGACATCATCGTCATCGTGTCGCCGTGGCACCGTGGCGGTGACACGCCACTGATCACGACCGGGCACGCGGCATACGAAACACCGCTGGGCGTTGTCGAAGTCGATGCCGATGCAATCGTGCAACTTGATGCTGCACTGTGTGCGCATGCGGGGTATGGCCTGGCGCGGCGGCGCTACGATGATGAGCATGCCATCGAAATCGAGTTGCCGTTTCTTCAGTGTGTTCTCGGTTCATTCCGCCTGCTGCCCGTCATGATGGCGGATCAACGCACGACGACGGCTGCCGCGCTCGGCGCAGCGCTGGCAGAAACCGTGCGGGGACGTGATGTACTACTGATTGCCAGTTCGGATCTGTCGCACTATGAACCGGCATCGGTGGCGCATCGCCTCGATGCCGAACTCTTGCGGCGGGTCGCGGCGTTCGATCCCGATGCCGTGATCGCCGCCGAGTACGAAGGCGCTGGATACGCCTGCGGCAGCGGCGCAATTGCAGCGGTGTTGTGGGCTTGCCGTGACCTCGGCGCCGACCAAGTCACCATTGTGCGCTATGGAACGTCTGGTGATGTCGAACCCGATGCGCCATGGGTCGTCGGCTATGGCGCAGCCGCAATCTGGCAGGTGGCATGA
- a CDS encoding patatin-like phospholipase domain-containing protein, with product MTHDSHSIYTDADFIKDDLRRCDLVMKGGITSGVVYPPAIIELATRYRFVNIGGASAGAIAAAAAAAAEYGRAVPYAGHRSGFQRLDRLRAWLGEGEGNLAGLFQPFSRMKPLFHALFDLVIASRAAPPKRPSASGRSPSVFRLPVAAIRFVWRALSFFVRITRLLARHHPSITLGIGVAIALIGAAIWILPPFLSDSPVQPLVVIVGAVLAILSGLIVGTLAGATHLAWIAVTELPRHLFGLCSGHTDGATPEGWPPTLGDARGGGKPPALTDWLHAVINGLAGRDADQPPLTFGELANTPDGRTISLRMMTSDLSEHMPYVIPKDLGRFLFDPTEFARLFPKVVVEHMRARSIAAAYQVLDERGAVRMLLPLPAWRDLPVVVGARMSLSFPLLIAAVPLYTISVAGQREASAGRTLRVEHLQRHIFSDGGIASNFPIHFFDRWLPTHPTFGINLVQLPTDEADNERFLQALLTNNSAESSDETLKPEIIVKQAYLGRADFRAAAPEPPPARAATPFSDPQGEVYLPPAGPGEDYVEWQTIDTLPAFFRSIFGTAQSYRDTAQARLPGYNERVVRVRLRPEEGGLNLRMSPRIIAKIERKGRLAGRALLPQEPETAGRRRGGFRFDDHRWVRLVTLLSEIDQQLRDMRTAYDDVQAEYPTFLRHALTNDHLPVCPPYYAGSAEERALLARRIEALIALYTLWSDLDEDTTARLNTILLRMNKRTLQNLAQLLEQPDDQEALNSLHDWLGALHAEKVRVAKVAEREASPVEDMMDLRVMPTV from the coding sequence ATGACACACGACAGCCATTCAATCTACACCGACGCCGATTTTATCAAGGACGATCTGCGGCGCTGCGATCTGGTGATGAAAGGCGGCATCACCAGCGGCGTAGTCTATCCACCGGCGATCATCGAGCTTGCAACGCGCTACCGGTTTGTCAACATCGGCGGCGCCTCGGCGGGCGCGATTGCAGCGGCAGCGGCAGCGGCGGCAGAGTATGGGCGCGCCGTCCCCTATGCCGGGCATCGCAGCGGTTTTCAACGGCTCGACCGATTGCGCGCCTGGCTTGGCGAGGGTGAAGGCAATCTGGCGGGGCTATTCCAGCCATTCTCCCGCATGAAACCTCTGTTTCACGCGCTGTTCGACCTGGTGATCGCTTCCAGAGCAGCGCCCCCAAAACGCCCATCTGCATCCGGGAGATCGCCGTCTGTGTTTCGTCTTCCCGTTGCCGCGATCCGGTTTGTCTGGCGAGCGCTTTCCTTCTTCGTCCGCATTACTCGATTGCTGGCGCGCCATCATCCATCGATAACACTGGGGATCGGCGTTGCTATCGCACTGATCGGTGCGGCGATCTGGATTCTCCCACCCTTCCTGAGCGACTCGCCGGTGCAGCCGTTGGTCGTGATCGTGGGGGCAGTACTGGCGATTCTTTCTGGTTTGATCGTCGGAACACTGGCGGGGGCGACGCACCTCGCGTGGATTGCCGTTACTGAACTGCCGCGCCATCTGTTTGGGTTGTGCAGCGGACATACGGACGGCGCAACACCTGAAGGATGGCCGCCAACGCTGGGAGATGCCAGGGGAGGCGGCAAACCGCCCGCATTGACCGATTGGCTTCATGCGGTCATCAACGGACTGGCAGGTCGCGACGCCGATCAACCGCCGCTGACCTTCGGCGAACTGGCAAACACACCAGACGGACGGACGATTTCACTACGCATGATGACCAGCGACTTGAGCGAACACATGCCGTATGTGATCCCTAAAGACCTGGGGCGTTTTCTCTTCGATCCGACCGAATTCGCGCGCCTGTTCCCGAAGGTTGTTGTTGAACATATGCGCGCGCGAAGCATAGCCGCAGCGTACCAGGTTCTGGATGAGCGCGGCGCAGTGCGAATGCTGCTGCCCCTGCCCGCCTGGCGCGATCTGCCGGTCGTCGTTGGTGCGCGTATGAGCCTGAGTTTTCCGCTCCTGATTGCCGCCGTGCCGCTCTACACCATCAGCGTTGCCGGGCAACGCGAAGCGAGCGCCGGAAGGACGTTGCGCGTAGAACACCTTCAGCGCCATATTTTCAGCGATGGCGGGATTGCCAGCAACTTCCCGATCCATTTTTTCGACCGCTGGCTGCCAACCCATCCGACGTTTGGCATCAATCTGGTGCAATTGCCCACCGATGAAGCCGACAACGAACGGTTTCTCCAGGCGCTGCTGACAAACAATAGCGCAGAGTCGTCCGACGAAACGCTGAAACCGGAGATTATTGTCAAGCAGGCATACCTGGGACGCGCCGACTTTCGCGCCGCAGCGCCGGAACCACCGCCTGCCCGCGCCGCGACACCGTTCAGCGATCCACAAGGAGAGGTCTATCTGCCGCCTGCCGGACCGGGTGAAGATTATGTCGAATGGCAGACGATTGACACTCTTCCGGCATTCTTCCGGTCGATCTTCGGCACAGCGCAGAGTTACCGCGATACGGCACAGGCGCGCCTGCCAGGGTACAACGAGCGCGTGGTGCGGGTGCGCCTGCGACCGGAGGAAGGCGGTCTCAATCTACGCATGTCGCCACGGATCATCGCCAAAATCGAGCGCAAAGGGCGACTCGCCGGGCGCGCATTGCTGCCGCAGGAACCCGAAACTGCCGGAAGAAGGCGCGGCGGCTTCCGTTTCGACGATCATCGATGGGTGCGCCTCGTGACGCTCCTTTCGGAGATTGATCAGCAACTCCGCGATATGCGCACCGCCTACGATGATGTGCAGGCAGAGTACCCCACGTTTTTGCGTCATGCGCTGACGAACGACCATCTGCCGGTTTGCCCGCCCTACTACGCCGGCAGCGCCGAAGAGCGCGCACTCCTTGCGCGGCGCATCGAGGCGCTGATTGCGCTCTACACGCTGTGGAGCGATCTGGACGAAGACACAACAGCGCGCCTTAATACAATCCTGCTGCGCATGAACAAACGGACGCTCCAGAACCTGGCGCAACTCCTCGAACAACCAGACGATCAGGAAGCGTTGAACAGCCTGCACGACTGGCTTGGCGCCCTGCACGCCGAGAAAGTGCGCGTCGCAAAAGTGGCAGAACGCGAGGCGTCTCCGGTTGAGGATATGATGGACCTGCGGGTCATGCCGACGGTGTGA
- the corA gene encoding magnesium/cobalt transporter CorA, protein MARLIRNTRQRAVSRAPARHLVVCQHDGRFDSTVEVAAISDLIQQKDQIVWVDLQNPRAEDLALLSDEFGFHPLAIEDATHPHERPKIDAYNGYYFLLFYALRYDAAQKRISSQQVSLFIGANYLVCIHQDPIAAIDETIRRWQRYEHDFGEDVAELLYHLLDTIVDEYFPILDALIERVEDVEAQIFDHFRPESLQEIFALKRELLLMRKIVASERDVLNVLIRREAPVYPRDMVAYFQDVYDHLIRITDSIDTYRDLLSSALDAFLSLQSNQLNEVVKTLTIASIILMSAALIAGVYGMNFEFMPELSWPWGYPFALGLMAAISLLLIAIFKRRGWL, encoded by the coding sequence ATGGCGCGTCTCATTCGCAATACCCGGCAGCGAGCGGTATCTCGCGCCCCTGCCCGCCATCTGGTTGTCTGTCAGCACGATGGGCGATTCGACAGCACGGTTGAGGTTGCTGCAATCAGCGATCTGATCCAGCAGAAGGATCAGATTGTCTGGGTGGATCTGCAAAACCCGCGCGCCGAAGATCTGGCGTTACTCTCCGACGAGTTTGGCTTCCATCCGCTGGCAATTGAGGATGCAACTCATCCGCATGAACGTCCTAAAATCGATGCGTACAACGGATACTATTTTCTGCTCTTCTATGCCTTGCGTTATGATGCCGCGCAGAAGCGGATTTCTTCGCAGCAGGTCAGCCTGTTCATCGGTGCGAACTATCTGGTGTGTATCCATCAGGATCCAATCGCTGCGATAGATGAAACGATCCGTCGCTGGCAGCGATATGAGCACGATTTTGGCGAAGATGTCGCCGAACTGCTGTATCATCTGCTCGATACGATTGTCGATGAATATTTCCCGATTCTGGATGCGTTGATCGAGCGGGTTGAAGACGTTGAGGCGCAGATTTTTGACCATTTTCGCCCCGAATCGCTCCAGGAAATTTTTGCGCTCAAGCGTGAATTGCTGTTGATGCGCAAGATCGTCGCTTCGGAACGCGATGTTTTGAACGTGCTTATCCGTCGGGAAGCGCCGGTCTATCCGCGCGATATGGTGGCTTACTTTCAGGATGTGTACGACCACCTGATTCGCATTACCGATAGTATCGACACCTACCGCGATCTGCTGTCGAGCGCCCTCGATGCGTTCCTCTCCCTTCAATCGAATCAGTTGAACGAGGTCGTCAAAACATTGACGATTGCCTCGATCATTCTGATGTCGGCTGCCCTGATTGCGGGGGTGTATGGCATGAATTTCGAGTTCATGCCCGAATTAAGCTGGCCCTGGGGCTATCCCTTTGCGCTCGGTCTGATGGCGGCGATCAGTCTGCTGCTGATTGCGATCTTCAAGCGGCGCGGATGGTTGTGA
- a CDS encoding potassium channel family protein: MNVLIVGGGKIGRNLAMFLNVEGRHSITLVEKQEQVAHALMRILPDIRVIEGDGCDPSVLREAGAEFADAVAAVTGDDEDNLVIAVLCKREFRVGRVAARINNPKNAWLFTRRMGVDLPIDTAQTIGRGLEADINLGAIVQLTRLREGRISLIEFTVSPESSAVGKTVAALRLPPDCLLTAILRGDDVILPSGETVIQAGDQVIALAYRDREASLSERFQ, from the coding sequence ATGAATGTGCTGATTGTCGGCGGCGGTAAAATTGGGCGTAATCTGGCGATGTTCCTGAATGTCGAGGGACGTCATTCAATCACGCTGGTGGAAAAGCAGGAGCAGGTGGCGCATGCTCTGATGCGCATTCTGCCGGATATTCGGGTGATCGAGGGGGATGGGTGCGATCCCTCGGTGCTGCGCGAAGCAGGCGCAGAATTCGCTGATGCAGTCGCTGCCGTTACCGGCGATGACGAGGACAACCTGGTGATTGCGGTGCTGTGCAAACGTGAGTTCCGTGTCGGTCGTGTTGCTGCGCGCATCAACAATCCGAAGAATGCCTGGCTGTTCACCCGACGCATGGGAGTCGATCTGCCGATCGATACGGCGCAGACGATTGGGCGCGGGTTGGAAGCCGACATTAACCTTGGCGCGATTGTGCAATTGACGCGCCTGCGCGAAGGGCGAATCTCGCTGATTGAATTTACGGTCTCACCAGAGTCGAGTGCGGTGGGAAAGACGGTCGCTGCGCTGCGTCTTCCGCCCGATTGTCTGTTGACAGCCATCCTGCGCGGTGACGATGTTATTCTGCCATCGGGGGAAACAGTCATTCAGGCGGGCGATCAGGTGATTGCACTCGCATACCGCGACCGCGAGGCATCGCTCTCGGAGCGATTCCAGTAG
- a CDS encoding potassium channel family protein, producing the protein MHLIVVGCGRVGCLLAQQMSAEGHSVAVIDKNPQAFKRLGREFRGQTVLGVGFDRDTLREAGVERADALAAVTNGDNSNYITATVARDVFRVPNVVARIYDPQREAIYRELGIRTISSTSWAVHTIRRILRGDETVSSIQFGSGEVEIAEVTISGRLVGHFVRDLSVPGEIMPVVIVRRGRAFLPTPGVLLEDGDVVHVAVLATATGLLDSMVQ; encoded by the coding sequence ATGCACCTGATCGTCGTCGGATGCGGTCGTGTCGGATGTCTGCTGGCGCAGCAAATGTCTGCCGAAGGGCATTCAGTCGCAGTGATCGATAAGAATCCGCAGGCGTTCAAACGTCTGGGGCGCGAGTTCCGTGGTCAGACGGTGCTCGGCGTCGGTTTCGACCGGGATACCCTGCGTGAGGCGGGCGTCGAGCGCGCCGATGCGCTTGCAGCCGTGACGAATGGCGACAACTCGAACTACATTACGGCAACCGTTGCGCGGGATGTCTTCCGTGTGCCAAATGTTGTGGCGCGCATTTACGATCCACAGCGTGAAGCGATCTATCGGGAACTCGGCATTCGCACGATCAGTTCAACCAGTTGGGCGGTGCATACGATTCGCCGAATTCTCCGCGGCGACGAAACGGTTTCATCGATTCAGTTCGGCAGCGGAGAAGTGGAGATTGCCGAAGTGACGATCAGCGGACGTCTTGTTGGTCACTTTGTGCGCGATCTGTCGGTACCCGGAGAGATCATGCCGGTGGTCATCGTGCGTCGCGGGCGTGCATTTCTGCCGACTCCCGGCGTGCTGCTCGAAGACGGCGATGTGGTGCACGTGGCGGTGTTGGCGACGGCGACCGGGCTGCTCGACTCGATGGTTCAGTAA
- the argF gene encoding ornithine carbamoyltransferase, whose amino-acid sequence MVRHFLSAADLTRAEVEALLDRAQTLKAEWRNGGHPRDANGALPLQGKTLALVFEKPSLRTRVAFEAGMTQLGGHGSYLSANDIDMGGRESVPDVARNLSRWVQAIAARVFRHATVETLARYATVPVINALSDREHPCQALADMLTLHEHYGRLEGLTLAYVGDGNNVAHSLMLLGATLGVNVRIGCPLDYRPDPEILALAERRAIERGVSVEVTPSPVEAVLGADAVYTDVWTSMGQEHEAARRRPVFQPYQVNAALMTHARSGALFMHCLPAHRGEEVTPDVIDGPQSVVFEQAENRLHVQKALILTLLGL is encoded by the coding sequence ATGGTCAGGCATTTTCTTTCGGCTGCCGATCTGACGCGCGCCGAAGTCGAAGCATTGCTGGATCGCGCGCAAACGCTGAAGGCGGAATGGCGCAACGGCGGGCATCCACGCGACGCCAATGGCGCACTGCCGCTCCAGGGCAAAACACTGGCGCTGGTATTCGAGAAGCCATCCCTGCGCACGCGCGTCGCCTTTGAAGCCGGGATGACCCAACTCGGCGGACATGGCAGTTACCTGTCCGCGAACGACATCGATATGGGCGGGCGCGAAAGCGTTCCCGACGTGGCGCGCAACCTCAGTCGCTGGGTGCAGGCGATCGCTGCGCGCGTCTTCCGCCATGCAACCGTCGAAACCCTCGCGCGTTACGCGACGGTGCCGGTCATCAATGCGCTGTCGGACCGTGAGCATCCCTGCCAGGCGCTGGCAGATATGCTGACATTGCACGAGCATTATGGGCGGCTCGAAGGGCTGACCCTGGCATACGTCGGCGATGGTAACAATGTCGCGCACTCACTGATGCTCCTGGGTGCGACATTGGGAGTGAACGTTCGGATCGGTTGTCCACTCGATTATCGTCCCGACCCGGAGATTCTGGCGCTTGCCGAGCGGCGCGCTATCGAGCGCGGCGTCTCGGTAGAGGTGACGCCATCGCCGGTCGAAGCGGTTCTGGGGGCGGACGCAGTGTACACCGATGTATGGACGTCGATGGGGCAGGAACACGAAGCAGCGCGGCGTCGTCCGGTCTTTCAACCCTATCAGGTCAATGCCGCACTAATGACGCACGCCCGGTCGGGCGCGCTGTTTATGCACTGTCTCCCGGCGCATCGCGGCGAAGAGGTGACACCCGACGTCATCGATGGTCCGCAATCTGTTGTTTTTGAGCAGGCGGAGAACCGACTGCACGTTCAGAAAGCGTTGATTCTGACCCTGCTCGGGTTGTAG
- the argH gene encoding argininosuccinate lyase → MWGGRFDEGIDARMARFNNSFPFDQRMWREDIRGSMAWARQLAQAGVISTEERDTLLTGLETVFAEFANDRFEARPTDEDIHTAIERRLGELVGAVAGKLHTGRSRNDQVATDVRLWTMGAIQRIDDGVRALQQALLTQAEAAGDALMPGYTHLQRAQPVLLAHWLLSHFWSAQRDRERLTDCAKRTSVLPLGSGAIAGTPLAIDRAALAADLGMAAISPNSIDAVSDRDFVAEFLFCAALIGIHLSRLAEDMIIYSSAEFGFVVLADAYSTGSSLMPQKKNPDSFELLRGKAGRLTGDLVTVLTVLKGIPSAYDKDLQEDKEPLFDAADTLELALPVAAGAVATARFRHDRMRAALDDAMLATDAADYLVARGVPFREAHHVVGRLVREAEQRGVALSALPLDILLAAHPACGSDILQVFDMDRSAAQRRVPGATAPGSVREQIIRARQCLGEH, encoded by the coding sequence ATGTGGGGCGGTCGTTTCGACGAAGGCATTGACGCGCGCATGGCGCGGTTCAACAACTCGTTCCCGTTCGATCAGCGCATGTGGCGCGAGGATATTCGCGGAAGCATGGCGTGGGCGCGTCAACTCGCACAGGCAGGAGTCATATCGACGGAAGAGCGCGACACACTGCTGACGGGTCTTGAGACGGTCTTTGCTGAGTTTGCCAATGATCGATTCGAGGCGCGACCAACTGACGAAGACATTCACACTGCCATCGAGCGCCGTCTGGGAGAACTCGTTGGCGCAGTCGCCGGAAAACTTCACACCGGGCGCAGCCGCAATGATCAGGTGGCGACCGATGTGCGACTCTGGACGATGGGTGCAATCCAGCGCATCGATGACGGCGTGCGGGCGCTGCAACAGGCGCTGCTGACGCAGGCAGAAGCCGCCGGCGACGCGCTGATGCCCGGCTATACGCATCTGCAACGCGCCCAACCGGTGTTGCTGGCGCACTGGCTGCTCTCACACTTCTGGTCTGCGCAACGCGACCGTGAACGCCTGACGGATTGCGCAAAACGAACGTCAGTGCTGCCGCTCGGCTCAGGCGCCATCGCCGGCACGCCACTGGCAATCGATCGCGCAGCGCTCGCCGCCGATCTGGGAATGGCAGCGATTTCTCCAAACAGCATCGACGCTGTCAGCGATCGTGATTTCGTTGCCGAATTTCTGTTCTGCGCGGCGCTGATCGGCATACATCTCAGCCGTCTGGCGGAAGACATGATCATTTACAGCAGCGCCGAGTTCGGTTTCGTCGTTCTCGCCGACGCCTACAGCACTGGATCGAGTCTGATGCCGCAGAAGAAAAACCCTGATTCGTTCGAACTGCTCCGCGGCAAAGCCGGGCGTCTCACCGGCGACCTGGTCACGGTGCTGACCGTGCTGAAAGGGATACCGTCCGCCTACGACAAAGACTTGCAGGAAGACAAAGAGCCGCTGTTCGACGCCGCCGACACCCTCGAACTGGCGCTGCCGGTCGCTGCCGGGGCAGTCGCAACGGCTCGCTTCCGTCACGACCGCATGCGCGCGGCGCTCGATGATGCGATGCTGGCTACCGATGCCGCCGATTACCTGGTGGCGCGCGGCGTACCATTCCGCGAAGCGCACCATGTGGTTGGCAGGCTGGTGCGTGAGGCGGAGCAACGTGGGGTTGCGCTCTCGGCGCTGCCGCTCGATATACTCCTGGCGGCGCATCCGGCCTGCGGCAGCGATATTCTTCAGGTGTTCGACATGGATCGCTCTGCGGCGCAGCGTCGCGTTCCGGGCGCAACCGCGCCGGGATCCGTGCGCGAACAGATCATCCGGGCGCGGCAGTGTCTTGGGGAACATTGA